The genomic interval AATTGTGCCATAAATATGCACATATTTACCATTTCTTTCTGGAcaacaaaggttttaaatgtagttttacaATATGGtttctcacttttattaaaaatactcCAAATCAAAGAGAACCATGTAGGCACAGGACTGGAAAAACATCCGCAGCCTTGAGcataaatttcaattaatgtGAAATTAATAAAGCAGACTTAAATCTACAAACAAGCAGGAATAACAGCCACAAATGTGTCTCAAATGTAACCTTGAGTCCATGATGTCATCATCAGCTCAGTTTTCCCTTTCTGTTTGAAGAGGCAATAATCATTACATGTAAACTTCTGATATTGGAGTCattcataaataaatctgtgacatattatttttctcattattgtgacatttagtaaatagaaataattttggtaattctgactgaccaaaaacacatttggtctgattttacttcagacggtaaaaaaataaaacggtcTTTTCATTTACCCTACGTAcatttctggtttcaactgaatgtattgttttattatattatttagagaaaatccacaatataTTCAAGCCACTTATTGTTTGCAACTGACTTTACTTATTCCACCAAAACAACtttgaataaatcattttttaaaaatgacaataaaaaagtgATGAGCTTCCCATAATGAGTTTATGGAAACCTTTGATATACACTGCACTTAAGAAGATTGTCTGACATTGGCTTAGTTTTTGTTAAGTAAATTATTCTAATTTCTAAAGCAGTGTGATTCATCtaaggtaaaataaaatgaagatgaatgaGGTTTTTAATTGTGTTAGGATACATAATCTCATAcaagtcaagttttttttaaccataataGTATCTTTCTACTACAAATCAAGGTTTCATAGAAATGTAATCCTAAATCAGAGTCGTGACAGTCTCCTCggcgtgatttttttttttttttgggctgTGAACACATCATGTAGTCTGCAGTTTGATTCAAAGAATATTCCTTCAGAACGATGTCAAAATTCCCATTTTAACCGgatctgttgttgttgtattaTGCGAGCTTGAAGGGAGGCAGATTTTgttcagcacattttcagcagtgTGGAGGAGTGGGAATGCTGCAGTGCCTACGGTCTGAAGAGGGGGAATGCTGCATTGTGAGTAACTCAAAAAGTTCTGGATCAATTTTATCTCTCTTCAGCACAGCCCTCCCTCTACAAAGCAAAGTGCTTGCTCAAGAGCAGAGTCCCCACTTTCAGTCAGAGTGATGGCCAAAGCCACATGCAGCATTAAAGCTGGAATTGGGCTCACCTCATACAGGATGAAGCAGCCATTTTAGGTAAATGGCAACAATACATCCAACATCAGAAACCAATTCATTTTATACAAATTACCATTTCATTTACATCAGCAGAAGTATTCACAAACCTTGAACCTTTTCGTATTTTGTCCTCTTTCAACTGCaaacttaaatacattttaattatgtgATAATCAAAAAATTTCTAAATCTTTTACAAAgattgtgtaaaaaaagaaaagaaaaaatctgaaaagtgtggcatgtctTTGTACTTAGCCCCACTAAGTCAACACTTTACAAAAGCCACTTTATACTGCAATTAAAACAGCACTCTTcttccagctttgcacatctaagAATTAATATTTAGTCTGTTctgctttgtaaaatatttccaccTTTGTCAGGTGAAAAGGAcatcaaataatcaaaattcacatttattctCCAGAGAGGACCTAAATCCACCAGTCTTGGATCTAGGTCTGGATTTTGAcagggccattctaacacatgaatatgctgtGATCCGAGCCAGAGGCACCCAAGTCAAGTCCCAGAGAGCTACTATCCTGCAAAGCTTAGATGGATCTCTAttccagcacacctgaatcaaatgaacaGCTCTTTACCAGGTCTAAGTAGAGCTAGCTAACATGCTAATGAGGGATTTCAGTCATTTagttcaggtgtgttggaacaGGGATGCATCCAAAAGTTAAAGGATAGCCAATCTGGAGGACTGGACTTGGGAATACCTGATCGAAGCTCTtctattgtagctctggctgtatgctCTAACTGGTTTGCTTCCAGGATTGTTCTGTATTTATCTCCATTTATTGTCAACTTTGACCAGGTTCACTTTTTCCTCTTGCAGCGTTTGGTCTTGaacacaaataatgttttgtcaGTACACTAAAAACCACCGTAACCATTGGAAACTAAGCTTCAGAACAAGGGGGGGAAATGGGATAGAGgatgtttgttcactaatttcCTTTAAGAAAACTCAGAGATCTACACGCTGGATTTAGACTGAGCTGAAATCACACTCAATGActattttaaaggtttattcCTTCTGAGAAAAGTTGGTTGCACATGTCCCACTTTTCAGATTACTTTTCAGCCTTGGTCTGTCacatacaatttaaataaaacaaaggtttgtggttttaacatggtaaaatgtgaaaaaacaaggCACTGTTGCTGAAAATACTAGGCAGAAATCCCACTTTGACACATGAAGAAGCCATGCTATTTTTAGCTTTAGAAAGGTAGTGTCTGTTCTCACCTTTCTCTCCGATAGGTACTTCTTGTAGCCGTTGGATCCCAGAGTGAGAAGGGTAATGAGGACATCGAGGGAAGGTGAAGCAGACGCTCTACCTGGACATAGGAACACCAAAGGAGATTTGTGGggcagttaaaaacaaacaagaaaacaaaatcctccCATAATCAGTTCAGATTCATGACTGGCATGCCAAAtactaaaaaggaaaaagactTTATTTCGTAtcttatttgttaaatattttagttgtcAAATGTATAAACAAAAAGCATAGTGTTCAAAGatgtcaaattaaaaagtgTAAACAAGTGATTTCCTTCATAACCATGTAACGGATCAATACTGatcaaataattataaaataattggtATCAGTCTCCGACTGAACTAAAGtactgatattttttgttatcaAAAATTGATTTTGCCACCCTTCCCACTGTATTCTGTGATATCAACAAGTCCTACAAAAACTAAGTAAAGatgctagcattagcctagCAATTCAGCAAATTGTTCAGCTtgtaaatttaatatttttttgacaacAGCTAAATGTGCCACGTTATACATATCATTAGTAACAGAATATATAACTATGGATGTTCACCTGACCAGATGTTAGAGCATTACAGATCTGACCTGGTGTATAGAGAACAAAATTAGGTAAACAAAGGaatatgtcaaaaaacaaaaaaacatggatgcTGTTAGGGAGTCAACTATAACACTGACAGAGGTAAAAGAGATgcacacaaataaaactaaactatccTCACTACCTCAATTGAAGAAAAAGAGGTTAGCAATAAAAGATGAGTTAGAAATCTGTAAGGAGTAAAACTTAGTTTGGTACAGATACAAATACAATATTTCATGTGAAAGTTGGCTTTTTCAAGAAAACTAGAGCATGTATCTGTAAACTTCATTCATAACAGGGAAAGGGGAAAGTCtcatctttttaaagaaaacgcttctgaaataaatactgttttatCAGCTGATTCTGTAAGCCCATTCTGATTCAGATATGATTGGTTTGTTGCTCACCTGGGTACATCTTGCTTATCTCCTGCACAAAAGACTCATCGAAACCTGCGATTATGGCTCCACCTACTGGAACCATGAAGTTCTTGTCCAAGCTCTGAACAAAGGCATCGATTCTTCCCACACGAGCCCCCTGTTAAAAACAAGAGACATTTAGGACACAAAAACAATGCATCTTTCTAATTAGAAACGGTGGAGCTCAAAGAGTTCCATGGCTgtcagatgtttacataaacacataaattaatctaaaagatTTGGGCTTTTAATGATgcatttgagggtttttttttttgcaatgtgcAATGGTGATGTGCAACAGATCCTTAAAACCCCAGAATCAATATGAAATTcatgcaaatgtatttaaactaCCAACTGCTTTACTCCATTCAAGTCTTAGCTGTTGATACCTGCTGTATAAGATGCATGCATTTGGACGACTGCACTCCATATGCATTATTAACGATGTGAGGGATGTCATGTTTGGCACACATGCAGGCCAGTTCTTCAAGCCTGGAAGACGGAAcgagacaaaaacataaaacaagcagCGCTTTCTTTATTCACACTCTGAAAAGAACTGAAAAGTTGGGTATGCTTTGTCACAGAAATGCTGCAGAAGTTTGAGAGTACGGTAAAGTCTTCCATTAACCTGTCGGGGACCCGTGGAGCGAAGCAAGACGTTGTCGAATGAACGCACAGGATGTTTTCTGCTCCCAGGTCATCGATCTTGCGTTGAACCGCTTCTAGATCCGTTCGCAGCTCATCCCCCTCCACGACGTTCTCCACGACTACGGGTTCAAATCCTGAAAACAGGAACCGTTTGTCATTAGGTAGGAACTCTGTCCTAAGATAAACATGGCGTAGAAGCAccgtttaaaaataattatgtaaaaCCAAAATCAAAGATACTCTGTAAAGTAAATGGGAACTTTTCAAAAGGACTCATTCGTTAAAAGGAGGTCAGGTTGCCGTGGATTTTGAACGCTGACCTGCTGTGATCATGGATTTGAAACATGACTTCTGGTCGATGCGAGGCCAGATGATGTAGCGGGCCTTCGGTCTGCGGTGACGGAGGGTCAGGAAGCACAGAGTCAGGCTCATTCCTGTTGCCATGGGAACAACAAAGCAGCTTGCCACACTGCGAACACCTGGAATAGAGAGTAAGATGAGACCTTACATACCAAAACCATTTTTAGACTTTGTTGCATACTGGAGTTTTTCTTATTATCATCACAGgggcaaaatgtttattatataaccgtttaaatttatttagaagataagaaaaaaatattatgggTAGTCTatccaacatttttaatttaacttttctttctttggcacgctgctgtttttatcttattaaatgttttatctcGCAGGCTGACATTTTTCAACGAACCTGCAGCATTCTCACCTGAAATCTTCAAGATGTCCAGAACAACAGAGTTTGTGAGCTTGTTGAGCAGACTGGATCCTGCAGCTTTGGGCTGAACGGCAGCGATGTCACCCGACCGACCGATGCCATGGATCAGcctaaacaaaaacagcagcggCGGACCAGTTAAATTCACTAAAACTTATCCTGCTGCAGAGGTGCTGCTCCGTTCCGGAGTCAGATCTGGAAAGAAAGCGGCAattattgacagaaaaaaaaagtttatctcCCAACAAGAAGATTTCACACAGTGAGAAACGAGAGAAAAGGGAAACTTATATTTTACCATAACATCTGTGACACCAGAGTGAAGGCTACAAACTGGGTTTGCTTAACAGCACTCACTGATCGCGTTCATGCGACGCCGCATTGACAGACAATCACGCAAAATGTTGTGGCTATGACCTACGAAGTACATACTTGCATCAAATCTAAACTTTACAAATGTAAAAGCAATATGTCTGCACACTTTCTGAGATTTTCAGCACCATgaacgtatatatatataaatatagacaaaaaaaagtcaagaggcatattttctgtcatggatcagaaaaacattcaattagCATCAAAATACACATCTGGTAACCTAGGAAGGACTGATATGAGACAGCTGGGTCTTTACACTCATCACCCAAGGAGATTCTATGTCATTGCACTGCTGTATCAGTAATGGAAATGAGCGAGAAAAACTGTACTCAAAACCATCTTTACCTCACATCTCCCAAATATCCACAACAATCATTCTCAAGATGAACATTTAGTCAGCCAGGAAAGCGATCTGAACCTGTAATGTCTCCTCGCCACCAGGCTGGACGCCACACGGCCCTCCCTCTCTCCGACACCGCAGTTGCCCAGGAAGTTGTTGCTGTCCATCACGGCCAGCTCGTTTAGGAAGAGCTCTACAGTGCTTTCGCTCCATCCCTCCTCCGGACACTTACCCTGTAAAAACACAACGTGAGAAGACGATACATCTGCaccaaagcaaagcaaatgtaTCTAACCCAACCTGGTCCAGTAAATGTCTAATGAGCTGTTCGTGGCCACGGCGAGCCTGAGAGCCCTGGCGGATGTAGGAGGACGAGACGGTTTTCTCGCAGAGTGTGACGTTTTCGCTGTTCATCCCTGCTGAACACATGACCTGACATCAGTCTCACCATTTTAtgtcttgattttcttttgcattttgtttgacgcacaaaactgatgttttctctAATAAAACTTTGCCTACACACTTAAAAGAAATCACTGACCTTTGTCTTTACAGCTACATTCACTTGCCCAGGCAGTGCAGGTTTTGGTTTaaccacaaaactgcaaaaatacttttgtcccaaaaaaacaacaacaataaatgtgACACCTGTGATGAAGACGGACTCGTGGCATCGAAACAGGTCAGATAATGTCTGACGATAAAGTATCCAATAGCAACAGACACCTTAAGACTTCATTGCAGAAACTTGTTTTCAGTACCAATAAGTTTAATTTGCTCTAATAATTACTTTCTTGCAACAAACAGTCACGATTAATCAATGAAGTTCTGGGAGAGctcaaatcaatcaaatcaaagatAAATATACGAATGTGGCGGCTGCTAATGGCTTATCTTCACAGTACAAAAAGCAATGGGGTGTGGTTACCTGAAGCCTTAGAatcttaatgtaatgtttttctataaaaggagtataaaaaatacaattaggCGGCTCTACGGAAATCCTTCCTTGGAGCTAATCTATCAGTCATCATCATAGTCTTTATGATGGAGGACAAATAAGGGGCCATCTGTCTCACAATTTGAAGAGATTTGTGTATCATGTTttagtaggttttttttttttttgtaatacaaATGGTGATGCTGACTCTTTTGTAGCTCAAgaagaataacaaaaataccaaaaataactaaatagtggttttgtttttgatttttctaaaGAGCATCAGTGTGCACTCACTGATTGCTGTTTTCTGGTAGATCGATGATTACCgacttttaaaaagcctgatctgCAGATTAAAATTCTGGCCAAaggcagtttctttttttgtttgtttgaaatattgcCCAGTAGGCAACAATGTGGTGACTATTGCTCACTGTGTAAGcttgcagacatgacctggtggatgggtctgtcagtcaaacctctctcatgggagagcagaagaggacagtggttggtttttagacctttgctcaGGTAGATGAGATctgcttcacatgtaagtatcggccgatcaccaatctcccaaaattaaggaaatcggcaaTAAGTCGGTGCACCACTactgagaagaaaataaaactgaaaaaaaaatacaaataaaaaaaaaccccagaataATCCCGAAAGACAACTTGTCGAAGCAGCAAAATGAACCAGCACCGACCAAACAATGTTgtctaaatccaactgagaatctgaaTAAGGAGATGGAAACTGGTGTTCACAGACATATCCTACTGCTTTCAAATTACACtgcaaataatttgaaaacaacgCACGCCACACTTTAGATTTTGCggaaaaatgattgaaaatcgTTTATTTTACTTCCACGTTTTCGGCTTCACGTAGATTTTCAAGGTAACAATACACACAGCTTTGAGCAACTTACCCGCAGTTGTGCATGCAGACTAAGATAACAGAGGCATCTGACGTCTGGTTACAGTCTGGCAGACGGCTGCCTCATGTTTGGGTCAGCAGCAGGGCTGACACCCGGTGTTTGCTAAGCTAATGTCTCCCCCGTGAATCCTCACTTTGGTCACACTCTAGCAATGGCTCTCGCCTTATCTCTTCTTCCTCCCGAAAGCCCTCTTGAAACAACCCTTGTTGTGAAACAAACCTCCTCACAATCTCAGGCAGCAGAGGAACATGTGTAACTTGCACCGTGGCGGATAAAGGTTGAAGACAGAAAGCAGAGCGCTGAACTGCTACAGACTGTCACGTGACTTCAGCGCGCAGATCACGTGATCAAAGTTTGCCTGTCAGAGCAGAAAACTGACCTCTTCACATTTTTacttctaaaaaaattttttacaaacatttttagaaaatatttttctaaaaaattttttttttaatatataagaaacataaataaataaatatttatccatCAAATCTATTGCAGGATTAATAGATTTGTATTTTGACCTATTATCTATAATGAAAATATcgcattttaaaacaaaatcactacATTCACAGAACAGTAACGGGACAGTTGCCAGTCATggtaaaaatgatctaaatccTATGATGAaataacataaacacaaattaattaGTCCGAAGGTTTTGGCAGCATTTCAAATTTGAAATCTGGATATTGACCGCGCTATTTAAGAGTTAGCTGTCAAGCtgctttatattattttagaaTACTTTGGTTGTACAGGGGACTTAATGGACTCAGAGGCTGCAAGATGCCCAGGTTCTGCGGCTGAAAAACAAGCCCAAATCATCACCCTATCATCAATGTTTTAACACTGACAGCATTTGGCTGTCCGTGTTGAAACACTGTTTTAGTCCTATAAATCAATactaaaaacttttttagaGTTGACTTCAATTAATAGTAACTGGAGCATCATAAATTGTTGTCAGTTATTGAACTTTtcatcactttgttttattttgccgctgttgctgtttgttgtttcattggatgttttttttttttttcctcattgtgtAAAGAATTTTAAATTGACCTGTTACTAAAAATGTCCTGTACAAATCAACTTGGTTTCTCATTGCACTGGAAAGTATGGCCAAACTGATCTAATTAgccaaaaaagtacaaaattcCCGAAGTCTTATAATCTTTTActtcatcattttaatttcttaacaACACCTAAAATTGTCAAATAACAGGTCATAACGCACAAATGGATGTTCACATTCATTTTATAATGTCAGTTTCAGACCAGCCACTGATAATAATCATTTAgtcttttaaaagtgaaaaattgactttttaaatctCTACCCATTGTACAAATCTATTCTaagcaacaatgttttttttattaagcagaGAATTGTAGCTATTATTTCTTGTGTCAAGAATTGTTaagtaaaactaaacatttgtaCCCACAAATATGTGCTTACAAGCCTAAAAGAGGGAAGAACATCaatacagtttgtttattttgatgtaaaagCAGGATTTTACTGTTGTGGTTTGTTAATTGCTAATTTATATTGAGTAATTTGTTTAATGATGCGGTTGTTTCCTCCACTGAATAGTCCATTGTCTTCTTCACAAAAGTCTGAAATCAATCCTATGTAAATTCGTCCACAAATACACAAATCTTTCAAATATacttaaacatttctctctGATGAGGATGCAAAAAAGTTCCACATgcacattttttgaaaaaaacattaaaggtgcACAGCAATTTAACCCTTActcttccaaaaaaaagaagaaaaaaccccccactaAAAAACAATGATTGCTGTATACAAGAATAACatataaatcaacacaaaatgcCACACAAAATGCTTGGAATCTATTAGGGTCACATACCCTATTAGATTCAAAAGCCTAAACAAAAAGACTTTAACAGAGACTTAAATGATTTAGTCTTtgttaaatctgaaatatgaaatatttattaaatatgaaaaaaactcATAGTGACAGTGGATAGTGGATAGCATCAACTTGGTAACTGCATCAATTCTGTTTACCAAGAATGCATGTGGTGACTGTGGAAAGGAAATCTCCCTTTCAAAACGAAGAAAACTCCAGCAGAACCTGCTTCGAAGTGGAAGATTGACAAGACAAAGCAGACATACAAAGTCACAGAAGCAATGACCCAGGAggattctgtttaaaaacaatctgaagcGTTAATGGCAGCAGTAGTTCCTTTGGGGTCTTCATCTATTAGGAAAACATGTAATATGAGCCTTGATTCAACAGTAAAATCCATTGAAACGAAAGCCTCAGCCAACAGTATATCAGGAAAGCTTTAGCACATGCTAGCCCtatttcatcattttaacattttatttgggtctaaatttcatattttgcctaaacaagacaaaaataattattgttttatagaCAAACAGATGTacagatatatagatagattcTGAGACACTCATTTATGTATGGCTTAATTTAACAAACTAATTCTTCAAATCTTATTCAAATGTGGCTGCAATTTGCGATAATATTagactaaaacaaaattatttcaaattcaCATGATCCAGTCCGTATTACACGGTGGCGTAAACCGACAGAGCTGGTTCTGGCTACACCTTCAGCCAGAAAATCTTCTAGGGTTTGGCTGCAAAGGGGAGAGAAAGATGGCAAGTTGTTGGCATAGCAAGCCTCTGAGTTCAACAGCTATGCCAACATCTTGCCTTCCTTCGGGACCCACGTTAAAGAGAAGCAAAGCGCTGAAAGTTTCCCCCCTAAAGCATCCAGACTCATCTTCATCCaggtgggaaaaataaaataaaaccaggagaGTTCAAACTGAGCGACATTTTAGAgcaacgtaaaaaaaaaaaaaaaaaaaggtggcgAGCCAGGAACAACGAGATCGATCCACTTCAAATCTGAAGCTTGGCGAGACAAAGTTTACTCCATCTTCATGATTTTACACGCTCCCTGGAGTATAAtccaaagattttatttataatgcgAATCATTTTAAGTTGAATAAAAAATCCCCAGCAAAATACACTCCTAATTTtcgcaacaaaaaaaaaaaagttctgaattGGAAGTTATTCCCACCTGCGCGCATGGATTAGTAATACATCAACCTGTTGATTCAAGAGAACTCCCGCATTAGTGCTCTCCTAAAGTCCTAAATCCTTGTGTGGAAGCGCAAAGCAGACATGTCCGCCTGTCCTCCGCCTGGCAGGAGGTGTCAGCTGAGCAACTGCGGGACTGACTGCGCAGAGCTGGAAGGAGGTGTGCTTTAAACCTTGTGGAGGTTTCCGGCAAAGGGTGAAAAAAAGGGCGCTGTCAAGAAACCCCATTGGTCAAGAAAGACCATTACATGAGAggacaaaatacagaaaaaaagcaagagagaaaaaagaaaaagaaaaaaagaaaaaacatttgaaacctGCCAGGAACGAAAAGTTCCCCTGGCATTTCTAACTAATTCCACAGGTAGGCCTACATTGTTCCGTAAACACAAATCCAAAATTTCCTGTTAGGTGATGACCATCCAAAACACGATCACCACATGGTGAGCAAACTGTGACTGTGACTTTTTAGACAACCTTgtggcctaaaaaaaaaaaaagtgaaatagtaAAATGtccatgaataaaaacattttccctaGTTAAACAGAGCAAAGGaaaattttaacagaaactTGTTAAACAGAGGGATATTTGATTCAGAGGGATTATCATGTTTTAAGACAAAGCCACCCAGATCCAGCTATGCTACTGCCTGATATCATTCTGATCTGAGGACATTCTCAGTATCAAATGAGCtgaagcattcccacagcaccATGCTCCCACCAACGTGTTTTACAAAGTGGGAGTTGTTCTTAACATAAGCAATATCTTTATTACTGAATGTAGCTTCCAGCATGTGTCACTCTAGCTTGATAGTGTCTTTATTGCAGCACCTTTTCTTGGTTTACAACCTCAAAGTCCGGTCCTATTGAAGAGTTCTAGTGAAACTCCTATTTGAGAGCAAAATTTTTGATTTGGCTGAATCAAAATTGTTCAATTCAGGATCGCTGTAGTCTCTCATATATTCCCCGACCATTCATGGTTTCCTCTGAGTGACTCCAGTTCCAACACTCAGAAATCCTGTGATGACTTCACATGTGCCCTCCCTCGAATCCTTGTGAGCAACAATTTGCTTTCTCAAGAcgttttagtttttgtcacaATAGTTTCTCCACAAGGAACTCAAACTTTCACTGATGTCTTCAAACTGTGTAAACTGAGAGAAAATCCCAAGTTTCAACTTGATCTCACCAGATTTGAGCATTGCAGAATTAAGTTTCATCATTGCACAATgtggctttgtgtttttgcttaataataaaagtccgtttttttttttgtttgtttttttttagaaaacaagcaTTAGAGGTTCTATGTTGAAAATTAGTTGCTGTGAAAAGACACTTGGGACAATTTAAATTCttaaaggaaatgacagaaTAACAAGCACTTCTCATGGTTTgagttcttaat from Gambusia affinis linkage group LG18, SWU_Gaff_1.0, whole genome shotgun sequence carries:
- the sepsecs gene encoding O-phosphoseryl-tRNA(Sec) selenium transferase, translated to MNSENVTLCEKTVSSSYIRQGSQARRGHEQLIRHLLDQGKCPEEGWSESTVELFLNELAVMDSNNFLGNCGVGEREGRVASSLVARRHYRLIHGIGRSGDIAAVQPKAAGSSLLNKLTNSVVLDILKISGVRSVASCFVVPMATGMSLTLCFLTLRHRRPKARYIIWPRIDQKSCFKSMITAGFEPVVVENVVEGDELRTDLEAVQRKIDDLGAENILCVHSTTSCFAPRVPDRLEELACMCAKHDIPHIVNNAYGVQSSKCMHLIQQGARVGRIDAFVQSLDKNFMVPVGGAIIAGFDESFVQEISKMYPGRASASPSLDVLITLLTLGSNGYKKYLSERKEIYSFLAEELKSLASAHGERLLHTPHNPISLAMSLDGLQASSNQAVTQLGSMLFTRQVSGARVIPLGKEETISGHTFRGFMSHSESYPCPYLNAASAVGITRGDVTLCMKRLDKCLKALKKHGKTAGSCSTEPQADQEAPDEE